The following proteins come from a genomic window of Miscanthus floridulus cultivar M001 chromosome 2, ASM1932011v1, whole genome shotgun sequence:
- the LOC136537995 gene encoding uncharacterized protein — MGSCVSSTRHRRRSRKLSVAARKFRRKVSSAIADAPIIRGRHGVVHVEAPDSNVTLHLTKLQWQHSQMDAGSVICEEAWYDSVSILESPDSDDDLDNDFASVSGDPLPDVTGGSNAPQCKDAACFLDTMQLLRSIANAEACDQSEQPDNSDDSNVAATATNSGSCNDEECCSSTLKELQAAMSPRPPFPASIPSNKVQPMPIVGVSPHHQQQKKKTAVVRLSFRRRSYEGDEMTEMSGSANYLYRPRAGFTVPCSTGEKLSEGCWSVLEPSTFRVRGESFFKDKRKYPAPDCSPYTPIGADMFAYTRKIHHIAQHLSLPSLKTHETFPMLLIVNIQLPTYPATVFGDNDGDGISLVLYFKLSDSFDKEISPQLQDSIKRLMNEEMEKVKGFPVDSIVPYTERLKIQSGLANPEDLQLSTAERKLVQTYNQKPVLSRPQHKFYKGPNYFEIDLDVHRFSFISRKGLETFRERLKHGVLDLGLTIQAQKAEELPEHVLCCMRLNKIDFADNGQIPTLITAADE, encoded by the exons ATGGGTTCTTGCGTGTCGTCGACGAGGCACCGGCGGCGGTCGAGGAAGCTGTCGGTCGCGGCGAGGAAGTTCCGGCGGAAGGTGTCCTCGGCGATCGCCGACGCGCCCATCATCCGCGGCCGGCACGGGGTCGTCCACGTGGAGGCGCCGGACTCCAACGTCACCCTGCACCTCACCAAGCTGCAGTGGCAGCACAGCCAGATGGACGCCGGCAGCG tgatttgCGAAGAAGCATGGTACGATTCTGTCAGCATCCTGGAGTCACCAGACTCGGACGATGATCTCGACAACGATTTCGCTAGCGTCAGCGGAG ATCCTCTCCCTGATGTCACCGGTGGCTCAAATGCACCGCAGTGCAAGGATGCAGCGTGCTTCTTGGACACCATGCAGCTCCTCAGGAGCATTGCAAATGCAGAAGCTTGTGATCAAAGTGAACAACCCGACAATAGTGATGACTCGAATGTTGCTGCCACTGCAACTAATAGTGGTAGCTGCAATGATGAGGAGTGCTGCAGTAGCACACTGAAGGAACTTCAGGCTGCAATGTCGCCGCGGCCGCCGTTCCCGGCGTCGATTCCGAGCAACAAGGTCCAGCCGATGCCGATCGTTGGTGTCAGCCCGCACCATCAGCAGCAGAAGAAGAAAACAGCCGTGGTCAGGCTCTCGTTCAGGAGAAGGTCATATGAGGGTGACGAGATGACCGAAATGA GTGGTTCTGCAAATTACTTGTACCGCCCAAGGGCAGGTTTCACGGTGCCGTGTTCGACGGGCGAGAAACTGTCCGAAGGTTGCTGGTCGGTTCTTGAGCCATCGACGTTCAGAGTCCGAGGGGAGAGCTTCTTCAA AGACAAGAGGAAATACCCAGCTCCAGACTGCTCCCCTTACACCCCCATTGGAGCGGACATGTTCGCCTACACAAGGAAGATTCATCACATTGCGCAGCATCTCTCGCTTCCGTCTCTGAAGACACATGAGACCTTTCCTATGCTCCTCATTGTCAACATTCAG TTGCCCACCTATCCTGCTACAGTGTTTGGTGATAACGACGGTGATGGGATAAGCCTAGTTCTGTATTTCAAGTTATCTGACAGTTTTGACAAGGAGATTTCTCCTCAATTACAGGACAGCATCAAG AGGCTTATGAATGAGGAAATGGAAAAGGTGAAGGGATTCCCAGTAGACAGCATTGTGCCCTACACAGAGAGGCTGAAAATTCAGTCTGGTTTGGCAAACCCTGAAGACCTGCAGCTGAGCACGGCAGAGAGGAAGCTTGTACAGACCTACAATCAGAAGCCTGTGCTATCTCGTCCACAACATAAATTCTACAAG GGTCCAAATTACTTTGAGATCGATCTCGATGTCCATCGGTTCAGCTTCATATCGCGGAAAGGGCTCGAGACCTTCCGGGAGCGGCTCAAGCATGGTGTCCTTGATCTTGGTCTGACTATTCAG GCACAAAAGGCTGAGGAGTTGCCGGAGCATGTCTTGTGCTGCATGAGGCTGAACAAGATCGACTTCGCCGACAACGGGCAGATACCGACGCTGATAACTGCAGCTGATGAGTAA